The following proteins are encoded in a genomic region of Rhizobium sp. ZPR4:
- a CDS encoding transketolase C-terminal domain-containing protein yields the protein MAQLAFKNHERNSPDDRLDWRRVAYLVHLSRSLDEMEEKRLVPEKKVLYQFSARGHDMAQILLGMQLTGRHDATCGYYRSRPLLLSLGVDPADALGSAMGRAGGYSDGRDIGVVFNYPNRSGASALPMCGGVGAQYTPTAGWAQAMKYYATTLGRAEYARDIGVVLGGDGSVASNGFWAALSAATTQALPMLFYIEDNGFGISVPSTAQTPGGNIAANLASWKNLAIFDGDGCDPAEAARLVQEAVSFVREERKPALLRLTVPRLEGHSFQDTQTYKSEETVRREWERDPLPRLKDFLVPAVMTIQEWDACESEAHEMAESARVAAEDRPVADPSTVTRHVFFDGDMQTMGGQHPSGYVAPVTAAEPETAGPRINMVTAIRRTLEHEMAINERVVMFGEDIGPKGGVHAVTLGLQEKFGNERVFDTSLSEEGIIGRAVGMALAGLVPVPEIQFRKYAEPATEQLNDCGTIRWRTNNRFAAPVVVRMPGGFFKCGDPWHSQTNEVAFVHQPGWKVAVPSNAEDAVGLLRTSIRGNDPVIFFEHRAMLDHAWARRPYPGDDFALPFGKAKLTRTGSDITIVTWGAMVHRCEEAAAGISADVIDLRTLMPWDQEAVLASVTKTHRCLIVHEDLEAAGFGAEIAAVIADKAFTDLDAPVSRLTMPDIPSPHNPVLLDWAVPSTERIARRIAEILEF from the coding sequence ATGGCCCAACTAGCCTTCAAGAATCATGAGCGAAACTCGCCCGACGATCGCCTCGACTGGCGCCGAGTGGCCTACCTCGTCCACCTTTCCAGAAGCCTCGACGAGATGGAAGAGAAGCGTCTCGTCCCGGAAAAGAAGGTTCTCTATCAGTTTTCGGCGCGCGGCCACGACATGGCGCAAATCCTCCTCGGAATGCAGTTGACGGGCCGGCATGACGCTACCTGCGGCTACTATCGCTCGCGGCCTCTGCTGCTCTCGCTCGGCGTCGACCCAGCCGATGCGCTCGGCTCCGCCATGGGCCGCGCCGGCGGCTATTCGGACGGCAGGGATATCGGCGTCGTCTTCAACTATCCGAACCGCTCGGGTGCCTCCGCCTTGCCCATGTGCGGCGGCGTTGGCGCGCAATACACGCCGACGGCCGGCTGGGCGCAGGCGATGAAATATTATGCCACTACGCTTGGACGCGCGGAGTATGCGCGGGATATCGGCGTCGTGCTTGGCGGCGACGGGTCCGTCGCCTCGAATGGCTTCTGGGCGGCTCTGAGCGCCGCAACGACGCAGGCACTGCCGATGCTGTTCTACATCGAGGACAATGGTTTTGGTATTTCGGTGCCTTCGACGGCGCAGACGCCGGGTGGCAATATCGCCGCCAATCTCGCCAGCTGGAAAAACCTCGCAATCTTCGATGGCGACGGCTGCGACCCCGCCGAGGCAGCGCGGTTGGTGCAGGAAGCCGTCTCCTTCGTTCGCGAGGAGCGCAAGCCCGCTCTCCTGCGGCTGACGGTGCCGCGCCTTGAGGGTCACAGCTTCCAAGACACACAGACGTACAAGAGCGAGGAAACCGTGAGGCGCGAATGGGAGCGCGATCCCTTGCCGCGCCTGAAGGATTTTCTCGTTCCCGCCGTGATGACGATACAGGAATGGGATGCCTGCGAAAGTGAAGCGCACGAGATGGCCGAAAGCGCCCGCGTAGCAGCCGAAGACCGGCCGGTCGCCGATCCCTCCACCGTGACCCGCCATGTGTTCTTCGACGGCGACATGCAGACGATGGGCGGCCAGCATCCATCCGGATATGTGGCGCCGGTGACAGCGGCCGAGCCCGAAACCGCCGGCCCGCGCATCAACATGGTCACAGCGATCCGCAGAACGCTCGAACACGAGATGGCGATCAATGAGCGCGTCGTCATGTTCGGCGAGGATATCGGCCCCAAGGGCGGCGTGCATGCCGTGACCCTCGGCCTGCAGGAGAAATTCGGCAACGAGCGCGTTTTCGACACCTCTTTGTCCGAAGAGGGCATTATCGGCCGCGCCGTCGGCATGGCGCTGGCCGGGCTCGTGCCCGTCCCCGAAATCCAGTTTCGGAAATATGCCGAGCCGGCGACCGAACAGCTGAACGATTGCGGCACCATTCGCTGGCGCACCAACAATCGCTTCGCGGCTCCGGTCGTGGTGCGCATGCCTGGCGGTTTCTTCAAGTGTGGCGATCCCTGGCACAGCCAGACCAACGAGGTGGCCTTCGTCCATCAACCGGGCTGGAAGGTTGCCGTTCCCTCGAATGCAGAGGATGCCGTCGGCCTGCTGCGCACCTCGATCCGCGGCAACGACCCCGTCATCTTCTTCGAACACCGGGCGATGCTCGATCATGCTTGGGCGCGCCGCCCTTATCCCGGCGACGATTTCGCGCTGCCCTTCGGCAAGGCAAAGCTGACACGGACCGGCAGCGACATCACCATCGTTACCTGGGGCGCCATGGTGCATCGCTGCGAGGAAGCAGCCGCAGGCATCTCCGCCGACGTCATCGATCTCCGTACGCTGATGCCCTGGGATCAGGAGGCCGTGCTTGCTTCGGTCACCAAGACGCATCGCTGCCTCATCGTCCACGAGGACCTTGAAGCCGCGGGGTTCGGCGCCGAGATTGCCGCTGTCATCGCGGACAAGGCATTCACCGATCTCGACGCTCCCGTCTCTCGCCTGACAATGCCGGATATTCCGAGCCCGCATAATCCCGTTCTTCTCGATTGGGCCGTACCGTCCACCGAACGGATCGCCAGGCGCATTGCCGAAATCCTGGAGTTCTAA
- a CDS encoding 2-oxo acid dehydrogenase subunit E2 has protein sequence MTDTIEITAPIEQEGTKAVVRNWLKQIGDHVREGDALVELETDKVTQEIAAPCDGILSEIAMSDGDDAVPGAILGRMSIENANGIAALAAEASLPIEPASPVAASAAAYYSPAVRKAAEEYGIDPASLTGSGRDGRITRADMDHALEAGKTHPSAPVSWQAATKQRSPVTQVDGKSRIVPHSAMRLWIARNMAQSLAAAPQVTAIFEADFTAIMRHRESHKDRMKAEGVNLSYTAYFVAASVAAMKLVPEVNSQWHDDGLEIFEDVNIGVGIALGDKGLVAPIIRQAQSLSLETIAARLQDLTNRARSNSLKGDELKGGTFTISNHGVSGSLLASPIIINQPQSAILGIGKLEKRVVVREIDGVDTIQIRPMAYVSLTIDHRSLDGHQTNAWLTEFVRVLQNWPH, from the coding sequence ATGACTGATACCATCGAGATCACAGCTCCGATCGAACAGGAAGGCACGAAAGCCGTCGTCCGCAACTGGCTGAAACAGATCGGCGATCATGTTCGGGAAGGCGATGCGCTTGTCGAACTGGAAACCGATAAAGTCACTCAGGAGATAGCGGCACCATGCGACGGCATCTTGAGCGAAATCGCCATGTCGGATGGCGATGATGCCGTGCCCGGCGCGATCCTCGGACGAATGAGCATCGAGAATGCGAACGGAATTGCAGCGCTGGCAGCCGAAGCTTCATTGCCGATAGAGCCGGCCTCGCCTGTCGCGGCCTCCGCCGCCGCTTACTATTCGCCGGCCGTTCGCAAGGCTGCCGAAGAATACGGGATCGACCCGGCCAGCCTGACGGGCAGCGGCAGGGACGGACGGATCACGCGCGCCGACATGGATCATGCGCTGGAAGCCGGCAAGACGCATCCATCGGCGCCGGTATCGTGGCAGGCCGCAACCAAGCAGCGCTCGCCAGTCACCCAGGTTGACGGCAAATCGCGGATCGTCCCCCATTCGGCGATGCGGCTTTGGATCGCAAGGAATATGGCCCAATCGCTGGCGGCGGCACCTCAGGTCACGGCAATCTTCGAGGCGGATTTCACCGCCATCATGCGCCATCGCGAAAGCCACAAGGACCGCATGAAGGCCGAAGGCGTAAACCTCTCCTACACCGCCTATTTCGTGGCGGCATCCGTTGCGGCCATGAAACTCGTACCTGAAGTCAACAGCCAGTGGCACGATGACGGCCTGGAGATATTCGAAGACGTCAATATCGGCGTTGGGATCGCCCTGGGCGACAAAGGCCTGGTCGCGCCGATCATCCGGCAGGCGCAAAGCCTCTCGCTTGAGACGATTGCCGCCCGGCTCCAGGATCTGACGAACAGAGCCCGATCCAATAGCCTCAAGGGCGACGAGCTGAAGGGCGGAACCTTCACGATTTCCAACCACGGGGTTTCGGGCTCGCTGCTCGCCTCCCCCATCATCATCAACCAGCCGCAATCCGCCATCCTCGGCATCGGCAAGCTGGAGAAGCGTGTCGTGGTGCGGGAGATCGATGGCGTCGATACGATCCAGATTCGTCCGATGGCCTACGTGTCCTTGACGATTGACCATCGCTCCCTGGACGGGCATCAAACGAATGCCTGGCTGACCGAATTCGTACGGGTTCTGCAGAACTGGCCTCATTGA
- a CDS encoding aromatic amino acid transaminase: MNKTAFFDSLTEQKPDPLLELIAKFAADPRSGKIDLGVGVYRDETGRTPVMRAVKAAEHYLWETQESKSYIGPEGDPAFLRALALETFGERHGGRLLAGIQTPGGTGALRLAAELLALDKRRKIWIGTPTWVNHQAIFAAVGLQVGTYRFFDIGKQTVLIDEMLTTLRNAAPGDAVLLQTSCHNPTGAGLSSQNWLDIAEIVASKGLLPLFDNAYQGLGHGRVEDAAGMIDVIETVGEAMVAVSCSKSFSLYRERTGAVYLFGDQQAPLNKGVGNLASHARTSYSMPPAHGAAIVAAILQDPSRRQAWVDELGEMRSRIAEIRQAAAEAFAQFRPELAHIGSQEGMFSLLPISPENVRQLRAEHGIYMPDSGRINVAGMRVTDVASVAERIGPYLA; encoded by the coding sequence ATGAACAAGACAGCGTTTTTCGATAGCCTGACGGAACAGAAGCCGGACCCTCTGCTTGAACTGATTGCCAAGTTCGCAGCCGATCCGCGATCCGGAAAGATCGACCTCGGCGTCGGCGTCTATCGCGACGAGACCGGCCGCACCCCTGTTATGAGAGCCGTCAAGGCGGCCGAGCACTATCTCTGGGAAACCCAAGAGTCCAAATCCTATATCGGCCCAGAGGGTGATCCCGCCTTCCTGCGCGCGCTGGCGCTCGAAACCTTCGGTGAACGCCATGGCGGCAGGCTGCTCGCCGGAATTCAGACCCCCGGCGGCACCGGCGCTTTGCGCCTGGCTGCGGAACTGCTCGCCCTCGACAAGCGACGGAAGATCTGGATCGGCACGCCGACATGGGTCAACCATCAGGCAATCTTCGCCGCCGTCGGCCTTCAGGTCGGAACCTATCGCTTCTTCGATATCGGCAAGCAGACCGTTCTCATCGACGAGATGCTGACGACCTTGCGGAATGCAGCCCCCGGCGATGCAGTGCTGCTGCAGACGAGCTGCCATAACCCGACAGGCGCGGGACTGTCATCGCAGAACTGGCTGGACATTGCCGAGATCGTCGCCAGCAAGGGGTTGCTGCCGCTCTTCGACAATGCCTATCAGGGCCTTGGGCACGGCCGGGTCGAAGACGCAGCCGGCATGATTGATGTCATCGAAACAGTCGGCGAAGCGATGGTTGCCGTCTCCTGCTCCAAGTCCTTCTCGCTCTATCGGGAGCGCACAGGCGCAGTCTATCTTTTCGGGGATCAGCAGGCACCGTTGAACAAGGGCGTCGGCAATCTGGCAAGCCATGCCCGCACCAGCTACTCCATGCCGCCGGCGCACGGGGCTGCGATCGTCGCGGCGATCCTGCAGGACCCGTCGCGGCGCCAGGCCTGGGTCGACGAACTCGGCGAAATGCGCAGCCGCATCGCCGAAATCCGCCAAGCCGCCGCCGAAGCCTTTGCACAATTCCGTCCCGAACTTGCCCATATCGGTTCCCAGGAAGGCATGTTCTCCCTCCTGCCAATCTCTCCGGAAAATGTCCGGCAGCTTCGAGCAGAACACGGCATCTACATGCCGGATTCCGGCAGGATCAACGTGGCTGGGATGCGGGTTACAGATGTCGCATCGGTGGCGGAGCGCATCGGTCCCTATCTGGCCTGA
- a CDS encoding MFS transporter has product MTNDNPALQSAVRKATIRLLPFLGLMLILNFLDRSNVGFAKTAYQADTGISDAAYAFGAGILYLGYATFEVPSNLIMQRVGARLWLSRIMITWGIVSACMVFAHTPTSYYIVRFLLGVCEAGFYPGVLLYLTYWFPAKQRARATGLFYLGVPLSLVIGAPLSGWLLTHHDVLGLTNWQWMFAVEGLAATVVGILALFFLTSRPNEAKWLTAEEKNALNAVIEAEERSKLSEVKHSVFSVLKDWRVLAFIGIYLFIQIGVGPITFYLPARLAQALGGGVNTWVGVLLGLPWLCALFATRFFTVYADKHDNHRIVCIAMLTAGTIALGTIGLTMNPWVMVIAACIAVPGLASSQPVFWSLPTRYLGGVGAASGIAFIVSLGNLGSFASPQIKAYVDAATGNGDIGFYILAGCCFLSVVLLIALGSHRRWIADAEPASRTH; this is encoded by the coding sequence ATGACAAACGACAATCCGGCGCTGCAAAGCGCCGTGCGCAAGGCGACCATTCGCCTTTTGCCCTTTCTGGGCTTGATGCTGATCCTGAACTTTCTCGATCGATCCAATGTCGGCTTCGCCAAGACAGCCTATCAGGCTGATACCGGCATTTCGGACGCGGCCTATGCCTTCGGCGCCGGCATCCTTTATCTGGGCTATGCCACCTTCGAAGTGCCGAGCAACCTGATCATGCAGCGCGTCGGCGCCCGCCTGTGGCTGAGCCGCATCATGATCACCTGGGGTATCGTCTCGGCCTGTATGGTCTTTGCCCACACGCCAACGAGCTACTACATCGTTCGTTTCCTGCTCGGCGTCTGCGAAGCCGGCTTCTATCCGGGCGTCTTGCTTTACCTGACCTACTGGTTCCCCGCCAAGCAGAGGGCGCGCGCTACCGGCCTCTTTTATCTCGGCGTCCCCCTATCGCTTGTAATCGGAGCACCACTTTCCGGCTGGCTACTCACCCATCACGACGTCCTCGGCCTTACCAATTGGCAATGGATGTTTGCGGTTGAGGGCCTGGCGGCAACTGTCGTCGGCATCCTGGCGCTCTTCTTCCTGACCAGCCGTCCCAACGAAGCCAAATGGCTGACAGCAGAGGAGAAAAATGCCCTGAACGCCGTGATCGAGGCGGAGGAGCGCAGCAAGCTTTCCGAGGTGAAGCACTCCGTCTTCAGCGTCTTGAAGGACTGGCGCGTTCTCGCCTTCATCGGCATCTATCTCTTCATCCAGATCGGCGTCGGCCCGATCACCTTCTACCTGCCGGCGCGGCTTGCGCAGGCGCTCGGCGGCGGCGTCAATACCTGGGTCGGCGTCCTGCTCGGCCTGCCCTGGCTCTGCGCGCTTTTCGCGACGCGCTTCTTCACCGTCTATGCCGACAAACACGACAACCATCGCATCGTCTGCATCGCCATGCTGACGGCAGGCACCATTGCGCTTGGAACGATCGGCCTGACGATGAACCCCTGGGTGATGGTGATTGCCGCCTGCATCGCGGTTCCAGGGCTCGCCTCATCCCAGCCGGTCTTCTGGAGCCTGCCGACCCGTTATCTCGGCGGCGTCGGTGCGGCGAGCGGCATTGCCTTCATCGTTTCACTCGGCAATCTCGGCAGCTTCGCCTCACCGCAGATCAAGGCCTATGTCGATGCCGCCACGGGCAATGGCGATATCGGTTTCTACATCCTCGCCGGCTGCTGCTTCCTGTCGGTGGTGCTGCTGATCGCGCTCGGCTCGCATCGCCGCTGGATCGCCGATGCCGAACCGGCGAGCCGCACGCATTGA
- a CDS encoding amidase — MTQTHLGKSIAQLSVLIQSGNLDPVALAEETLDAIRTYKDQAIFTRLLEARAMEEAAASSRRLREGRSRGLLDGVPVAWKDLFAIAGLPTTAGSIVLADAEPAQDDADVVKALKAAGMVAVGQVNMSEFAFSGLGLNPHYGTPLNPLATDVPRIPGGSSSGSAAAVAAGLVPASIGTDTGGSVRIPSAFNGLVGYKASRGRYGMAGVFPLASSLDSLGPLCRSVQDAIWVDAAMRGHFRPEVERADPAGVSIVVPTNVVMDNAEDGVIAAFEVALARLSAAGVKIRRAAFPAFEKLFDVMAKNGPLATAEAFALHHRRLAGPEAEAMDRRVVARTRLGEKITLVDYLDTLKVREQLIREVDASLGPNEFIAYPTVVHVAPALAPLEADDELFAKVNGRTLRNTLIGNFLDWCGVSLPCGTGDAGMPVGFLLSAPKDQDERLLGVAISLEEIVAG, encoded by the coding sequence ATGACACAGACACATCTCGGCAAATCGATCGCACAGCTCTCGGTCTTGATCCAGTCCGGCAATCTCGATCCGGTCGCGTTGGCCGAAGAGACCCTCGATGCGATCCGGACTTATAAGGATCAGGCGATCTTCACGCGGCTCTTGGAGGCGCGCGCGATGGAAGAGGCGGCAGCTTCGTCCAGACGGCTGCGCGAGGGACGTTCGCGCGGGTTGTTGGACGGTGTTCCCGTCGCGTGGAAGGATCTTTTCGCGATCGCCGGCCTGCCGACGACCGCCGGGTCGATCGTGCTTGCCGATGCCGAGCCCGCACAGGATGATGCTGATGTCGTAAAAGCGCTGAAGGCTGCGGGCATGGTTGCCGTCGGCCAGGTCAATATGAGTGAATTTGCCTTTTCCGGCCTCGGCCTCAACCCGCATTACGGCACCCCACTCAATCCCTTGGCTACGGATGTGCCGCGAATTCCGGGCGGTTCGTCTTCCGGTTCCGCCGCCGCCGTCGCGGCTGGCCTGGTGCCGGCCTCGATCGGTACAGACACGGGCGGCTCCGTGCGCATACCGTCCGCCTTCAATGGCCTTGTGGGTTACAAGGCCAGCCGCGGCCGTTACGGCATGGCCGGCGTCTTTCCGTTGGCGAGCAGCCTCGACTCGCTTGGGCCTTTGTGCCGCAGCGTTCAGGACGCCATATGGGTCGATGCCGCGATGCGCGGCCATTTCAGACCCGAGGTCGAACGTGCCGATCCTGCTGGGGTTTCCATTGTGGTGCCGACGAATGTCGTCATGGACAATGCCGAGGATGGTGTCATTGCGGCCTTCGAGGTGGCACTTGCGCGCTTGAGCGCCGCCGGCGTCAAGATACGACGGGCCGCTTTTCCAGCCTTCGAAAAGCTGTTTGACGTGATGGCCAAGAATGGGCCGCTGGCAACCGCCGAAGCTTTCGCGCTGCATCACCGCCGGCTGGCGGGACCGGAGGCCGAAGCCATGGATCGGCGTGTCGTGGCACGCACGCGCCTGGGCGAGAAGATCACTTTGGTTGATTATCTGGACACACTCAAGGTGCGCGAACAGTTGATCAGGGAGGTTGATGCATCGCTTGGGCCGAACGAATTCATCGCCTATCCGACAGTCGTCCATGTCGCGCCCGCGCTTGCGCCGCTGGAAGCCGACGACGAACTGTTCGCGAAGGTCAATGGCCGGACGCTCCGCAATACTTTGATCGGCAATTTTCTCGATTGGTGCGGCGTATCGCTGCCTTGCGGCACGGGCGATGCAGGCATGCCTGTCGGCTTCCTGCTGTCGGCTCCGAAGGATCAGGATGAACGGCTGCTAGGTGTAGCGATATCGCTCGAGGAGATCGTTGCCGGTTAA
- a CDS encoding extracellular solute-binding protein, with product MNKHQSVAKNLAAPALHLAGRPRLRVLGTAISLLEELRLHAEDDLGIDVTFDNNDFLTTQFKAAREPETYDIYDQCFHNLDIVWHWRAIQPVDTQRIVLWDEVNDLTKTGHIGPNPRMGLGDVPARKLFVQPNLALGDTPSRFISMLPTTHNFDSFAYRTDLAPNGVGMHSWGALFDERWAGRVALVDEPAIGIFDAALAAQAAGLMSFDDIGNMSVQEIDQLIDLLEERKKAGFFRDFWKTAEDAARLMIAGETSVQSMWSPGIGILNSKGSPVEQAVPAEGYRAWHGGLCLSKQLSGRLLDVAYDYLNWWISGWPGAVVARQGYYISTPQRSRQFMTQAEWDYWYEGAAASEDLPGPDGQMRIRKGSVRSGGSYWQRANCIAVWNTTMDEHNYLVRRWMQLVG from the coding sequence ATGAACAAGCATCAATCCGTCGCAAAAAACCTGGCTGCTCCCGCCTTGCATCTGGCCGGCCGGCCGCGCTTGCGCGTTCTCGGCACCGCGATCTCGCTGCTGGAGGAGTTGCGTCTGCACGCTGAGGACGATCTCGGCATCGACGTGACGTTCGACAACAATGACTTCCTGACGACGCAGTTCAAGGCCGCGCGAGAACCGGAAACCTACGACATCTACGATCAATGCTTCCACAATCTCGATATCGTCTGGCACTGGCGCGCGATCCAGCCCGTCGACACCCAGCGCATCGTGCTTTGGGACGAGGTCAACGACTTGACGAAAACAGGCCATATCGGCCCCAACCCCAGAATGGGGCTTGGCGATGTGCCGGCGCGCAAGCTCTTCGTTCAGCCCAATCTTGCGCTCGGTGACACACCGTCGCGCTTCATCTCCATGCTGCCGACCACGCATAATTTCGACAGTTTCGCCTATCGGACAGATCTGGCGCCGAACGGCGTCGGCATGCATTCCTGGGGCGCTCTTTTCGATGAGCGCTGGGCGGGCAGGGTGGCGCTGGTGGATGAGCCGGCCATCGGCATTTTCGATGCGGCGCTGGCGGCACAGGCAGCCGGCCTCATGTCGTTCGACGATATCGGCAACATGTCGGTTCAGGAGATCGATCAACTGATCGATCTCCTGGAGGAGCGCAAGAAGGCTGGCTTCTTCCGCGATTTCTGGAAAACCGCCGAGGATGCGGCGCGGCTGATGATTGCCGGCGAGACCAGCGTTCAGAGCATGTGGTCGCCCGGTATCGGCATCCTGAATTCCAAGGGCTCTCCGGTCGAGCAGGCCGTGCCCGCCGAAGGTTACCGCGCCTGGCACGGCGGGCTGTGTCTTTCGAAACAGTTGAGCGGTCGCCTCCTCGATGTCGCCTACGACTATCTGAATTGGTGGATCTCGGGCTGGCCGGGCGCCGTGGTCGCGCGGCAAGGTTATTATATTTCGACGCCGCAGCGCTCCCGCCAGTTCATGACGCAGGCTGAATGGGATTACTGGTACGAAGGTGCCGCTGCGAGCGAAGATCTGCCCGGCCCGGATGGGCAGATGCGGATCAGAAAGGGATCGGTGCGCAGCGGCGGGTCCTATTGGCAGCGCGCCAATTGCATTGCCGTCTGGAATACGACAATGGATGAGCACAATTATCTGGTTCGCCGCTGGATGCAGCTAGTCGGCTGA
- a CDS encoding GTP-binding protein, with protein sequence MSVEASGFLPINLLTGFLGSGKTTLLKRILADPVFADTAVLINEFGEIGLDHDLVESVDGEMVLLRSGCVCCTVRGELAAALKELYSRRERGLLPPFRRVIIESTGLADPFPVLSTIKADPVLRHHFCAGNVITTVDAVNGLRQLDTYIESNRQAAVADRLVLTKTDLDTDDDGEALHARLRGLNPDARVLIAADPDLDLSSLVAVQSDVSSSSSLSQSGFYCEEPVQLVSSDGVAHQAAISSISLSIDRPVDWTAFGLWLIMLLNRHGERVLRVKGILNLSGEERPVAVHGVQHLVHTPVHMDGWPSEDRTSRLVFILDGLDGALLKRSFEAFTLARMSQMPLAASGPIAAAR encoded by the coding sequence ATGTCGGTTGAAGCGAGCGGCTTTCTACCGATCAACCTGCTGACGGGTTTCCTCGGTTCCGGCAAGACGACGCTGCTGAAGCGCATCCTCGCTGATCCGGTTTTCGCCGATACGGCGGTGCTTATCAACGAATTCGGCGAGATCGGGCTTGACCACGATCTTGTCGAAAGCGTCGATGGCGAGATGGTACTGCTGCGTTCCGGATGCGTCTGCTGCACCGTGCGCGGCGAGCTAGCAGCCGCGCTCAAGGAGCTTTATTCCCGCCGCGAACGCGGGTTGCTGCCGCCGTTCCGGCGCGTCATCATCGAAAGCACGGGTCTTGCCGATCCATTCCCGGTTCTGTCGACCATCAAGGCCGACCCGGTGCTGCGGCATCATTTTTGCGCCGGCAACGTGATCACGACGGTCGATGCGGTGAATGGGCTGCGCCAGCTCGACACCTATATCGAATCCAACCGGCAGGCCGCGGTTGCGGATCGGCTGGTCCTCACCAAGACCGATCTTGATACTGACGACGATGGAGAGGCTCTCCATGCTCGTCTTCGCGGGCTCAATCCTGATGCCCGGGTTCTGATCGCGGCCGATCCGGATCTCGATCTCTCCTCGCTGGTCGCCGTCCAAAGCGACGTCTCGTCCAGTAGCAGTCTGTCGCAAAGCGGCTTTTATTGCGAGGAGCCGGTGCAGCTCGTCTCATCGGACGGCGTGGCGCATCAGGCGGCCATTTCCTCGATCTCGCTCAGCATCGACCGGCCCGTCGACTGGACGGCCTTCGGGCTCTGGCTGATCATGTTGCTCAATCGGCATGGGGAGCGTGTGCTGCGGGTGAAGGGTATCCTCAACCTTAGCGGCGAGGAGCGCCCCGTTGCCGTTCACGGCGTCCAGCATCTGGTTCATACACCGGTGCATATGGATGGATGGCCTTCGGAAGATCGCACCTCGCGGCTGGTCTTCATTCTGGACGGGCTTGACGGCGCTCTCTTGAAACGCTCTTTCGAAGCCTTCACACTGGCGCGCATGTCGCAGATGCCACTCGCTGCATCTGGCCCGATCGCCGCGGCGCGATGA
- a CDS encoding polysaccharide deacetylase produces the protein MAKEILCSFGVDVDAVAGWLGSYGGEDSPDDISRGLFAGEVGSLRLVKLFERFGIKTTWFIPGHSIETFPEQMQAVADAGHEIGIHGYSHENPIAMTREQETEILDKCIELVTKLSGKRPSGYVAPWWEFSNVTNELLLERGIKYDHSLMHNDFTPYYVRVGDSWTKIDYSRKPSDWMVPLKRGQETDLIEIPASWYLDDLPPMMFIKKSPNSHGFVNPHHIEQMWRDQFDWVYREMDYAVFPITIHPDVAGRPQVLMMLERLYAHMVKHPGVKFVTMNEIADDFAARFPRKK, from the coding sequence ATGGCAAAGGAAATCTTGTGCAGTTTTGGCGTCGACGTCGATGCTGTGGCTGGCTGGCTCGGCTCTTATGGCGGCGAGGACTCGCCCGATGATATCTCAAGAGGGCTCTTTGCCGGCGAAGTCGGCAGTCTGCGGCTGGTGAAGCTCTTCGAGCGCTTCGGCATCAAGACGACCTGGTTCATTCCCGGCCATTCGATTGAGACCTTTCCGGAGCAGATGCAGGCGGTGGCCGATGCCGGCCATGAAATCGGCATCCATGGCTACAGCCACGAAAATCCGATCGCCATGACGCGCGAGCAGGAGACGGAAATTCTCGACAAGTGTATCGAGCTTGTCACCAAGCTTTCCGGCAAGCGTCCGAGCGGCTACGTCGCCCCCTGGTGGGAATTCTCCAATGTGACCAATGAGCTGCTTTTGGAGCGTGGCATCAAATACGATCACTCGCTGATGCACAATGACTTCACGCCCTATTATGTGCGCGTCGGCGACAGCTGGACGAAGATCGACTATTCGCGCAAGCCGTCGGACTGGATGGTGCCGCTGAAGCGCGGTCAGGAAACCGATCTGATCGAAATTCCGGCATCCTGGTATCTCGATGATCTGCCGCCGATGATGTTCATCAAGAAATCCCCGAACAGCCACGGCTTCGTCAATCCGCATCATATCGAGCAGATGTGGCGCGATCAGTTCGACTGGGTCTATCGCGAGATGGACTATGCCGTCTTCCCGATCACCATACATCCGGATGTCGCCGGGCGTCCGCAGGTGCTGATGATGCTGGAGCGGCTTTACGCGCATATGGTCAAGCACCCCGGCGTGAAGTTCGTGACGATGAATGAGATCGCCGACGATTTCGCAGCCCGCTTTCCGCGCAAGAAATAG